One window from the genome of Acidobacteriota bacterium encodes:
- a CDS encoding glycoside hydrolase family 38 C-terminal domain-containing protein, with amino-acid sequence MKRKAKIFILSFILIQIPVIAGKDVQSVIDQLQSAIDTNVKNWIFTKDVTIDPLKIEDFSSWEPYKLGKDIGGETAWLKGSIRLPKKFLGYDVSGSKVFLNLELDDAGLLWTNGVEKGRFEWNGRYVLTDSALPDVEYILILRGINYGGPLRLLKASIEIEPAVELVNRIEDLILSLKTSKKLLSFDTYQRGAWISYDPKIDKSIVPKKRKLNLQKTLDEGSLLIDTKALENGDRTALLNSLDKSLKSLKPVKDFIKEFTLELIGNAHIDAAWLWRKSETIEVSKSTFDNALRLMDSYPDFTFAQSSAYYYKWMEDLYPETFKGIKSKVKSGYWELVGGMMIEPDCNLINGESWARHILYAKRYFREKFGIDVNIGWNPDSFGYNWNMPQIYLNGGINAFITQKISWNDINVFPHRVFWWEGPDGSRILVYFPFSYVYDFKDPFRLVDQLRQFEANTGFRNMLVLYGVGDHGGGPSEEMLKVIARLKSLPIFPTVKFSTSKKYFEDFLLKQDLSKIPVWNDELYLEYHRGTFTTQAEIKRHNRIAENLLANAEGISVVSHLLGGYYNREAFKEAWRLVLFNQFHDILPGSSIREVYVDALKDYEIAEALTKKEMEKSLKYIASKINTSGIKGEPLIVFNPSPWKRRDVVKIEIARKARNEEIVNYIVADPDGKEIPSQIISLKEGLPPDITPKALLFVAEDVPAFGYKVFDLQRIEKKEKLQKTWPQGDSIENEFFRIKMDREKGWIKSIFDKKNGKEILSGAGNLLQLFGDKPPRWDAWDIGYTGKEWTPGFRKLELIENGPVRKVLRAYLDFFNPESKAKRLNAEPTLNYPNSFFTCDTILYDKINRIEFKTQVDWWEEHTLLKTAFDVDVKNNMATYEIPFGSIQRPTTMNNDWEKARYEVPGLKWIDFSAEDYGVSILTRSKYGYDVHGNRMRISLLRSPKDPDPTADRGQHEIEYALFPHKGCWRMNNTPRLAYDYNNPLIAFLSEKHDGSLPISNSFLNLEPENIILSSLKLSEDDKSIILRTYEAHGKDTEARIVLPFTPEEVFTVDFLEKTKAKVEFSNNTIKIFMPKNKVVTLKIILKNSSVL; translated from the coding sequence ATGAAAAGAAAAGCTAAAATATTTATTCTTTCTTTTATTTTAATTCAGATCCCTGTTATTGCTGGAAAAGATGTTCAATCTGTTATAGACCAGCTTCAATCAGCCATTGATACCAATGTAAAAAATTGGATCTTTACAAAGGATGTAACAATTGATCCCCTCAAGATTGAAGACTTTTCCAGTTGGGAACCATACAAGCTGGGAAAAGATATTGGAGGAGAAACTGCCTGGTTAAAAGGAAGCATAAGGCTTCCTAAAAAATTTCTTGGTTATGATGTTTCAGGGAGTAAAGTTTTTCTTAATCTTGAACTTGATGATGCTGGTCTTCTCTGGACTAATGGTGTTGAGAAAGGGCGTTTTGAATGGAATGGAAGATATGTTCTAACCGATTCTGCCCTGCCAGATGTGGAATACATACTGATTTTAAGAGGGATTAATTATGGCGGACCGCTCAGATTGCTAAAGGCATCTATAGAAATTGAACCTGCTGTAGAACTTGTAAATAGAATAGAAGATTTGATTTTAAGTCTGAAGACAAGCAAGAAGCTCCTTAGCTTTGATACCTATCAGAGAGGAGCATGGATAAGCTATGATCCAAAGATAGATAAATCCATCGTTCCAAAGAAAAGAAAGCTGAATTTACAAAAAACCCTGGATGAGGGTTCATTATTAATAGACACAAAGGCTCTGGAAAATGGAGATCGAACTGCTCTTCTTAATTCTCTGGATAAATCACTTAAAAGTTTGAAGCCAGTAAAGGATTTTATCAAGGAATTTACTCTGGAACTAATTGGGAATGCACACATAGATGCAGCCTGGCTATGGAGGAAATCAGAAACCATAGAGGTTTCTAAAAGTACCTTTGATAATGCACTCAGATTGATGGATTCTTACCCTGATTTTACTTTTGCTCAGAGTTCTGCTTATTACTATAAATGGATGGAGGATTTATATCCGGAGACCTTTAAGGGAATCAAAAGTAAAGTAAAAAGCGGTTACTGGGAGCTTGTGGGCGGGATGATGATCGAGCCTGATTGCAACCTCATAAATGGAGAATCTTGGGCAAGGCATATCCTTTATGCCAAGCGATATTTTAGAGAAAAATTTGGAATAGATGTGAATATAGGATGGAATCCAGATTCTTTTGGATACAACTGGAATATGCCTCAGATTTATCTAAATGGAGGTATTAACGCTTTCATTACCCAGAAGATCTCCTGGAATGATATAAATGTCTTTCCCCATCGAGTCTTCTGGTGGGAAGGACCTGATGGTTCAAGGATTCTTGTATACTTCCCCTTCAGCTATGTCTATGATTTTAAAGATCCATTTAGATTGGTTGACCAGCTCAGACAATTCGAAGCCAACACTGGCTTCCGCAATATGCTTGTTCTTTATGGAGTTGGAGACCATGGTGGAGGACCATCTGAAGAGATGCTAAAAGTTATCGCAAGGCTTAAATCCCTTCCCATATTTCCCACTGTAAAATTTAGCACCTCAAAAAAATATTTCGAGGATTTTCTTCTCAAACAGGACTTGAGCAAGATACCAGTCTGGAACGATGAGCTTTACCTCGAATACCATCGAGGAACTTTTACTACCCAGGCAGAAATAAAAAGACATAATAGAATAGCTGAGAATCTCCTGGCCAATGCAGAAGGGATATCTGTAGTTTCTCATCTTCTTGGAGGATATTATAATCGTGAAGCTTTTAAAGAGGCGTGGAGATTGGTTTTATTCAATCAATTCCATGATATCCTTCCCGGTTCAAGCATAAGGGAAGTTTATGTTGATGCTTTGAAGGACTATGAGATAGCTGAAGCTCTGACCAAGAAAGAAATGGAAAAATCCCTTAAATATATTGCCTCAAAGATCAATACGAGTGGAATTAAAGGGGAGCCTCTGATTGTTTTCAATCCATCACCATGGAAGAGAAGAGATGTAGTAAAAATAGAAATTGCAAGAAAGGCAAGAAACGAGGAAATAGTTAATTATATTGTTGCTGATCCTGACGGAAAAGAGATTCCATCCCAGATAATTAGTTTAAAAGAAGGGCTACCGCCGGATATAACACCAAAAGCCTTGCTCTTCGTAGCTGAGGATGTCCCAGCGTTCGGGTATAAGGTTTTTGACCTGCAGAGAATTGAGAAAAAAGAGAAGCTACAAAAAACATGGCCTCAGGGAGATTCTATAGAAAATGAATTTTTTAGAATAAAAATGGACAGGGAGAAAGGCTGGATTAAAAGTATTTTTGATAAAAAGAATGGAAAAGAGATACTTTCAGGAGCTGGAAATTTATTACAGCTTTTTGGAGACAAGCCTCCTCGTTGGGATGCATGGGATATTGGATATACTGGGAAGGAATGGACTCCAGGATTCAGAAAATTGGAGCTAATTGAAAATGGTCCAGTTAGAAAAGTTCTAAGGGCATACCTTGATTTTTTCAATCCTGAATCAAAAGCAAAAAGACTAAATGCAGAGCCAACCCTTAATTATCCAAATTCATTCTTTACCTGCGATACAATCCTTTACGATAAAATTAATCGGATTGAATTTAAAACACAGGTTGATTGGTGGGAAGAGCATACATTGCTTAAAACAGCATTCGATGTAGATGTAAAGAACAATATGGCAACCTATGAGATTCCCTTCGGTTCTATTCAGCGCCCTACCACAATGAATAACGACTGGGAGAAGGCTCGCTATGAGGTTCCTGGCTTAAAATGGATTGACTTTTCGGCAGAGGACTATGGAGTGAGTATACTTACAAGGTCAAAATACGGATATGATGTCCATGGGAATCGCATGAGAATAAGCCTTCTCCGTTCACCCAAAGACCCTGATCCCACTGCAGACAGAGGACAGCATGAGATTGAATATGCTCTTTTTCCTCATAAAGGATGCTGGAGAATGAACAATACTCCCCGCCTTGCATATGATTACAATAACCCTTTAATAGCATTTTTATCAGAAAAGCACGATGGCTCATTGCCCATCTCCAATTCCTTTCTCAATTTAGAGCCGGAGAATATTATTCTCTCCTCCCTGAAACTTTCTGAAGACGATAAATCAATAATTTTAAGAACCTATGAAGCCCATGGTAAGGACACTGAAGCCAGGATTGTGTTACCTTTTACTCCCGAAGAAGTTTTCACCGTTGATTTCCTTGAAAAAACAAAAGCCAAAGTAGAATTCAGTAATAATACAATAAAGATCTTCATGCCAAAGAACAAGGTGGTCACCTTAAAAATTATTTTAAAAAACTCATCCGTATTATAA
- a CDS encoding efflux RND transporter permease subunit, translated as MIDKLIDFSLKNKLLIIFITILTAIIGVLVYFQLPKDIYPDLNAPLVKIITENPGMASEDVERLISFPIESLMNGEPHVTRVRSESTTGNSVVTVEFDWGTDIYLARQIVLGKLELIAGRLPIGTSPPILGPISSRMGEVFEFAVTGDGVDPMELRSTADWIIRYRLQGTPGISFVINLGGFVKQYQVFLKPEMIKNYKLTISQIKDAIEKSNRNFSGGIIRKGSQEILIKGLGRIEELEHIKNTVITSRNNVPVYVKDVADVRIGEKFRREAASHDGEEAVNVTVEKQYGGDTLTTIANIKRTLSQIEKDLLESIKIKPYYDQSILILKSLKHVGVSIIEGGVLIILIMLIFMGNIRSALIASLTIPFSILISLIFMKIFNVSLTVMSLGGLAIGIGKMANGSIIMVENIFRILKEKKGKASNERMTSEAAREVGKYLFSASLIIILVFIPLLTLHGIEGKMFKPTAFAVAAALFGSLVLNITFQPVLASVVLKEKYLSDRKNPIIEFLNKFYLSVLKKAFEHKKSILIVFFILIFIAGICYNFLGKEFVPPLDEGSIIASTVMLPETSLEESIRTGRKIEKIFLSFPEVVSVTRTTGTAEASEHLHPVNHSHYMIELLPREKRKRDFRKLTLEMRKELDRIPGIAYIFEQPIANKLAEMLTGTEGQISVKLFGHDLKTLNEKIGEIREVLSDIKGIADLQVEQTTGIPQLIIRLKREKLARFGIPVEQVADVIETALNGIEVTDVYEPDRITSVLIRLPEEYRNNEETIKNLLIDSPDGQRIPLSELAELTKSEGPQTIFRENLMRRKIILCNVVNRDVGSFVKEAEEKISKKVSLPKGYFVTFGGQFESQQRAIKQLTWFMLLVALIVFVILFSSFGSMRQAFMILLNAPSTLIGGIIGLLVTGQTINVSSAIGMIALLGICVQNDIILVAKINELRNKGYPLREAVIQGALTKFRPIFMTDMVMIVGVIPLALGFSTGSEIHKPLAVVYIGGFIFALLLRLIILPLLYEIFAKIRT; from the coding sequence ATGATCGATAAGCTTATAGATTTTTCATTGAAGAATAAACTTTTAATTATATTCATAACAATATTAACAGCTATTATCGGAGTTTTAGTCTATTTTCAGTTGCCAAAAGATATTTATCCTGATCTTAATGCCCCTCTTGTTAAGATTATTACGGAAAACCCTGGAATGGCTTCAGAGGATGTAGAGAGGTTAATCTCTTTTCCAATTGAGAGTTTGATGAATGGTGAACCTCATGTAACTCGAGTTAGGTCTGAATCAACCACAGGAAACTCTGTTGTGACAGTAGAATTTGACTGGGGAACAGATATTTATTTAGCCCGACAGATCGTTCTTGGAAAATTGGAGCTAATAGCAGGAAGATTACCGATCGGAACGTCTCCGCCAATTTTAGGGCCTATATCTTCAAGAATGGGAGAGGTATTTGAGTTTGCTGTTACAGGAGATGGGGTTGATCCGATGGAATTAAGAAGTACAGCTGATTGGATTATTCGTTACAGATTGCAGGGTACTCCTGGGATCTCGTTTGTCATAAATTTAGGAGGATTTGTAAAGCAATACCAGGTTTTTCTAAAACCTGAAATGATAAAAAATTACAAGCTAACTATTAGTCAAATAAAAGATGCTATTGAAAAAAGTAACAGAAATTTTTCTGGGGGGATAATCAGAAAGGGCTCCCAGGAGATTCTGATAAAAGGGCTGGGAAGAATAGAGGAATTAGAGCACATTAAAAATACAGTTATTACTTCAAGAAATAATGTTCCTGTATATGTGAAAGATGTAGCAGATGTAAGAATAGGCGAAAAATTTAGGAGGGAGGCTGCAAGTCATGATGGAGAAGAAGCAGTGAATGTTACAGTTGAAAAGCAATATGGAGGCGATACTTTAACTACGATTGCTAACATTAAAAGAACTCTTTCTCAGATTGAAAAAGATTTACTCGAATCCATAAAAATCAAACCCTATTATGACCAATCAATCTTAATCTTAAAATCTCTTAAACATGTTGGAGTGTCGATTATAGAAGGGGGTGTTCTAATAATTCTTATCATGCTCATATTTATGGGAAATATCAGGAGCGCTCTAATTGCCTCACTTACGATCCCATTTTCAATCCTGATATCTTTAATATTCATGAAAATTTTTAATGTATCCTTAACTGTTATGTCTCTCGGAGGTCTTGCGATTGGAATTGGCAAGATGGCAAATGGGTCTATAATAATGGTCGAGAATATATTCAGGATTCTTAAAGAGAAAAAAGGAAAAGCTTCAAACGAACGGATGACTTCAGAAGCAGCCAGAGAGGTTGGGAAATATCTTTTTTCAGCAAGCCTTATAATTATTTTAGTGTTTATTCCTTTGCTAACATTACACGGAATAGAAGGAAAGATGTTTAAACCCACAGCTTTTGCTGTGGCTGCAGCTCTTTTTGGTTCGTTAGTCTTAAACATAACCTTTCAACCTGTTTTAGCTTCAGTAGTTTTAAAGGAAAAATATCTTTCAGATAGAAAAAACCCTATCATAGAATTTCTCAACAAATTTTATCTTTCTGTATTGAAAAAAGCTTTTGAACATAAAAAGTCGATTTTGATTGTGTTCTTTATTTTAATTTTTATCGCTGGAATTTGTTACAATTTTTTAGGAAAAGAATTTGTTCCTCCTTTAGATGAAGGTTCAATAATAGCATCAACAGTAATGCTTCCAGAAACTTCTCTGGAGGAGTCAATTAGAACGGGAAGAAAAATTGAGAAGATATTTTTGTCTTTTCCAGAAGTAGTTTCTGTGACAAGGACAACGGGAACTGCTGAAGCATCAGAGCACCTTCATCCTGTAAATCACAGTCATTACATGATAGAACTTCTGCCAAGAGAAAAAAGGAAAAGAGATTTTAGAAAATTGACCCTGGAAATGAGAAAAGAACTGGACAGGATACCAGGGATAGCCTATATATTTGAACAGCCGATTGCAAATAAGCTCGCTGAAATGCTAACAGGAACTGAAGGACAGATTTCAGTAAAGCTTTTCGGCCATGATTTAAAAACTTTGAATGAAAAAATAGGAGAAATAAGAGAAGTCCTTTCAGATATAAAAGGTATTGCAGATTTGCAAGTGGAACAGACCACCGGAATTCCTCAGCTTATTATTAGATTAAAAAGAGAAAAATTAGCAAGGTTCGGCATCCCCGTTGAGCAGGTAGCAGATGTTATTGAAACAGCTTTGAATGGAATAGAGGTCACGGATGTTTATGAGCCAGATAGAATTACATCTGTGCTCATCAGGCTTCCCGAGGAATATCGAAATAATGAAGAGACAATAAAAAATCTCCTTATAGATTCTCCTGATGGACAGAGGATTCCTCTCTCTGAACTTGCTGAGTTAACAAAAAGTGAAGGTCCCCAGACTATTTTTCGGGAAAATTTAATGAGAAGAAAAATCATTCTCTGCAATGTGGTGAACCGAGATGTGGGAAGCTTTGTAAAAGAAGCAGAAGAAAAAATAAGTAAGAAAGTTTCATTGCCTAAGGGATATTTTGTAACATTCGGAGGTCAGTTTGAAAGCCAGCAGAGAGCAATAAAACAATTAACATGGTTCATGCTTCTTGTTGCTCTGATTGTGTTTGTAATTCTTTTTTCCTCATTCGGTTCGATGAGACAGGCATTCATGATTTTACTAAATGCTCCATCCACTTTGATTGGAGGGATAATAGGGCTTCTCGTAACAGGACAGACAATAAATGTCTCTTCAGCAATAGGGATGATCGCTCTTCTCGGCATTTGTGTTCAGAATGATATTATTCTCGTAGCAAAGATAAATGAATTGAGGAATAAAGGATATCCTTTAAGGGAAGCTGTTATTCAAGGTGCATTAACAAAGTTCAGGCCGATTTTTATGACGGATATGGTAATGATAGTAGGGGTTATTCCTTTAGCTCTTGGATTTTCTACAGGCTCTGAGATTCATAAGCCCTTAGCAGTTGTTTACATTGGAGGTTTTATCTTTGCCCTTCTTTTGAGATTGATAATTCTCCCCCTCCTCTATGAAATCTTTGCGAAAATAAGGACTTAA
- a CDS encoding efflux RND transporter periplasmic adaptor subunit — translation MKINIFNVMKKRKNLFFVVVLLAAFAQLFLGCSNESRLTEKYKEQKNNNIHENSDRNKIIHLSEETKKIIEIETVKAEYRPFKLFLQAVGKVIAPQNRIAIVSYVFPARISKIYVRIGDWVKKGQKLIELESVEVGEAKSIFYKAIADYELAKANYEREERLFKQDIGARKNLLAAEAEYKVAQANLNAAEKKLHLLGFNEEQIKILIETHQISPVIVLYAPIAGKIIKNNAFLGAMVDQTTEILTIMDPTVLWIDAEIYEKDIDKIKIAQEVEISVLAFKEEKFSGKVSFISDTLNEETRTITVRTEVINNGYKLKPGMFADIKIFIDKKNRVIALPERAILDDRDRKIVFLKKGDGFLVEEVEVGSSYNGYTEILKGVKKGDEVVVKGNYQLKSELHEEVLKKGHVH, via the coding sequence ATGAAAATAAATATTTTTAATGTAATGAAGAAAAGAAAGAATTTGTTTTTTGTAGTCGTCCTTTTAGCTGCCTTTGCTCAACTTTTTCTGGGTTGTTCTAATGAATCACGCTTAACTGAGAAGTATAAAGAACAGAAAAATAATAATATTCATGAAAATTCTGATAGAAATAAAATTATTCATTTGTCTGAAGAAACAAAAAAAATTATCGAAATCGAAACTGTAAAAGCGGAATATCGACCTTTTAAATTGTTTCTTCAAGCTGTGGGAAAAGTTATTGCACCTCAGAATAGAATCGCGATTGTCAGTTATGTTTTTCCAGCAAGGATTTCAAAGATTTATGTAAGGATAGGTGATTGGGTCAAAAAAGGACAAAAGCTTATAGAGTTAGAAAGTGTTGAAGTAGGGGAGGCAAAATCCATTTTTTATAAAGCAATAGCTGATTATGAACTCGCTAAAGCAAATTATGAAAGAGAGGAGAGATTGTTCAAACAGGATATAGGAGCGAGAAAAAATCTTTTAGCAGCTGAAGCTGAGTATAAAGTTGCCCAGGCTAATTTGAATGCCGCTGAGAAAAAATTGCATCTGCTCGGATTTAACGAAGAACAGATAAAAATTTTAATTGAAACTCACCAGATCAGCCCTGTTATAGTGCTTTATGCTCCAATTGCTGGCAAAATCATTAAAAATAATGCATTTCTTGGAGCAATGGTGGATCAAACAACAGAAATATTGACCATCATGGACCCTACAGTTCTCTGGATCGATGCTGAAATTTATGAGAAAGACATTGATAAAATTAAAATAGCTCAGGAGGTTGAAATCTCAGTGTTAGCTTTTAAAGAAGAAAAATTTTCCGGAAAGGTAAGTTTTATAAGTGATACTCTGAATGAAGAAACCAGAACAATTACTGTAAGAACTGAAGTAATAAATAATGGATATAAATTAAAGCCCGGGATGTTTGCTGATATAAAAATTTTCATTGATAAAAAAAATAGAGTTATCGCTTTGCCAGAGAGGGCGATATTAGATGATAGAGATAGAAAGATTGTTTTTTTAAAAAAAGGAGACGGCTTTCTCGTGGAGGAAGTAGAAGTCGGCAGTAGCTATAATGGATACACAGAGATTCTAAAGGGAGTAAAAAAGGGAGATGAGGTTGTTGTAAAAGGAAATTATCAGCTTAAATCTGAGCTCCACGAAGAAGTTTTAAAAAAAGGTCATGTTCACTAA
- a CDS encoding TolC family protein yields the protein MIFKKKNKSFTLLFTVMFLLTCSVSSKEISSSVNGLTLDECVSIALNKNPMIVSALKRYEASKARVYQAKAFPQPEIAYDSDFQPIFFNFREAKESYLGMNQLLEFPGKRFLRGKIAKKESDEFLAEVEIIKLDLIFQLAKAFYKLLLSHEIESYARENLSLSKDFFDKARIKYETGDVARFEVLRAEVEVAKAENELKIATNEIKLSIARLNFLLAREKYQPLEILGKLKREPLRLKLEDLQNLAFINRPEMRKINNSIERENLSYKYASLGYMPDFNLNVSEHRIKESAENFGRVAFSLSLPVFFWQRKKGEIAEAKANIDSFKYELEYIKNLISLEVEEAYLNSIALENQIRLFEEQILKQAEKVYEMTILSYQEGAVGSLDLIESRRTLIEAKKSYAEALFNYNLSIAELEKAIGKKI from the coding sequence ATGATTTTTAAGAAAAAAAATAAAAGTTTTACCTTATTGTTTACTGTGATGTTTCTACTAACCTGTAGTGTATCTTCTAAAGAAATCTCCTCATCTGTAAATGGTTTAACACTGGATGAATGTGTATCAATAGCCTTGAATAAGAATCCAATGATTGTATCTGCATTGAAGAGATATGAAGCATCAAAAGCAAGAGTATATCAGGCAAAAGCTTTTCCTCAACCAGAGATTGCTTACGATTCTGATTTTCAGCCAATTTTTTTTAATTTCAGAGAGGCCAAGGAATCCTATTTAGGGATGAATCAATTATTAGAATTTCCTGGAAAGAGATTTTTAAGAGGAAAAATAGCAAAAAAAGAGTCAGATGAATTTTTAGCTGAAGTAGAAATTATAAAATTGGATTTGATTTTTCAGCTAGCGAAAGCATTTTATAAGTTGCTCTTATCCCATGAAATTGAAAGTTATGCAAGGGAAAATTTAAGTCTTTCGAAAGATTTCTTTGATAAGGCAAGAATTAAATATGAAACAGGTGATGTTGCAAGATTTGAAGTCTTAAGGGCTGAAGTAGAAGTAGCCAAGGCAGAAAATGAATTAAAAATAGCTACAAATGAAATAAAGTTATCAATAGCACGATTGAATTTTCTACTGGCAAGAGAAAAATATCAACCATTAGAGATTCTTGGTAAACTGAAAAGAGAGCCTCTCAGATTAAAATTGGAAGATTTGCAAAATTTAGCTTTTATAAACAGACCTGAGATGAGAAAAATAAATAATTCGATTGAAAGGGAGAATTTATCTTACAAATATGCTTCTTTAGGTTACATGCCAGATTTTAATTTGAATGTATCTGAACATCGAATCAAAGAATCAGCAGAAAATTTTGGAAGAGTGGCTTTTTCTTTATCGCTGCCAGTTTTTTTCTGGCAGAGGAAAAAAGGAGAAATTGCTGAAGCAAAAGCTAATATTGACTCTTTCAAATATGAATTAGAATACATTAAAAATTTAATTTCTCTTGAGGTAGAAGAGGCCTATTTAAACTCCATTGCCTTGGAAAATCAAATCAGGTTATTTGAGGAGCAGATATTAAAGCAGGCAGAGAAGGTCTATGAAATGACAATCTTGAGTTATCAGGAAGGTGCTGTAGGGAGCCTTGACCTAATTGAGTCAAGACGGACTTTGATTGAAGCAAAAAAATCATATGCGGAGGCTTTATTTAATTATAATCTTTCTATTGCTGAGTTAGAAAAAGCAATAGGAAAGAAAATTTAA
- the lysA gene encoding diaminopimelate decarboxylase, protein MRRVFLIFFMIILSLYSQGKQWFLEEKTHLGINEKNHLTIGGVDVVNLAEEFGTPLYVIDGNRIIERYKEFLRAFDSLYPKVEIKYAYKANTSLAVLKILKNQGAGADIVSGGELYVAMTIGLAPEKIIFTGNNKTDEELRMALDAGVIINFDSIHEMERLKKICAEKKKIVRVSFRVNPSVSPETHPHLATGLWKSKFGIHEDSVLEAYKSAKGFEYFKISGIHMHIGSQILDSEPYKEATSKLMDLAGKLKNHLGVELDFIDVGGGVGIRYKKDMKSVPIKNFAEDIVKTIKEKIKEYNLKQPLLYLEPGRWIVGDAGILLTRVSTIKKTPFKKFIGVDAGFNTLVRPVLYDAYHEVVLANRVNEKSEEEVYVAGNLCESGDILAKDRLLPKVEENDLLAFLDAGAYAISMASAYNSRPFPAEVLVLNGKYYLIRERESYKDLLRNQLIPEFLK, encoded by the coding sequence ATGAGAAGAGTTTTTTTAATCTTTTTCATGATAATTTTAAGTCTTTATTCCCAGGGAAAACAATGGTTTCTGGAAGAGAAGACTCATTTAGGTATAAATGAGAAAAATCATTTAACAATTGGAGGGGTTGATGTAGTAAATCTTGCTGAAGAATTTGGCACTCCTCTCTATGTGATCGATGGTAACAGAATCATTGAAAGATATAAAGAATTCCTGAGGGCTTTTGATTCATTATATCCAAAAGTTGAGATTAAGTATGCTTATAAAGCAAATACATCTTTAGCTGTATTAAAAATTTTAAAAAATCAGGGAGCTGGAGCTGACATTGTTTCAGGAGGAGAATTGTATGTGGCGATGACAATCGGCCTTGCGCCAGAAAAAATTATATTTACCGGAAATAATAAAACAGATGAAGAACTCCGAATGGCTTTAGATGCAGGAGTGATAATTAATTTTGATTCAATCCATGAGATGGAAAGGCTGAAAAAAATTTGCGCTGAAAAGAAAAAAATCGTAAGAGTTTCATTCAGGGTTAATCCATCTGTTTCTCCTGAGACTCATCCCCATCTTGCGACAGGCCTATGGAAAAGCAAGTTTGGAATCCATGAAGATTCTGTTCTCGAGGCTTATAAATCTGCAAAGGGTTTTGAATATTTTAAGATTTCAGGAATACATATGCACATTGGTTCACAGATTCTTGATTCTGAGCCTTATAAAGAGGCAACTTCAAAACTGATGGACCTTGCAGGAAAATTGAAAAATCATCTGGGGGTTGAACTTGATTTTATAGATGTTGGAGGAGGAGTTGGAATCAGATATAAGAAAGATATGAAAAGTGTTCCAATCAAGAATTTTGCAGAAGATATAGTTAAGACAATCAAAGAAAAAATCAAGGAATACAATTTAAAACAACCACTTTTATACCTGGAGCCTGGAAGATGGATTGTAGGAGATGCTGGAATTCTTCTTACAAGAGTCAGCACAATCAAAAAAACTCCTTTTAAAAAATTTATAGGAGTGGATGCTGGTTTTAACACACTCGTAAGGCCTGTTCTTTATGATGCCTACCATGAAGTGGTTTTAGCAAACAGGGTGAATGAAAAATCAGAAGAAGAGGTTTATGTAGCTGGAAATCTCTGTGAATCAGGTGATATTTTAGCAAAGGATAGATTACTTCCAAAGGTTGAAGAAAACGATTTATTAGCATTTCTCGATGCTGGAGCATATGCAATTTCAATGGCTTCCGCTTACAATTCAAGACCATTCCCAGCTGAGGTTTTAGTTTTAAACGGAAAATATTATTTAATAAGGGAAAGAGAAAGCTACAAGGATTTATTAAGAAATCAGTTAATACCTGAATTTTTAAAATAG